The Cheilinus undulatus linkage group 2, ASM1832078v1, whole genome shotgun sequence genome has a window encoding:
- the LOC121526841 gene encoding oocyte zinc finger protein XlCOF6-like: MESRFGTEVASIVEVAIQATVSVFRDVWKKEVPNLEWRDEKFGEVEEIEKSLVVQIHRVFTEFSSEIFEENEALRAKVEQLEDVLQRKAGQLEQELEARVGQLGKDMEELEQELKSISEGGSKTQGGQTHFILQDGSVIGPSELSVSSSPAAPLVAEEESTVNPPLVSAESDEDVSGSSAASVTVSKASTASMMFVGRVSSAPTVLLVGAKKVINQAPTPSGGVQLILKPAASTGSTPQDVPSPDSNNISGVHSSQEKKSFQEAASGRTKRIRKPTSKILEAAMELSSEGNKTGSAGVQGRRLTKTEIVKRFPCELCSASFHWKGELKKHMKVHKEPFPCEQCGKSFLEKKSLENHLLRHETNKAPLPFPCPRCKRSYRKEQSLQNHLKRHQRLKPPKPFACDQCGKTFRIKPSLENHLLRHEKWKQMLKCQLCDKTFKLPVHLKCHMAVHSEERPFSCATCGKEFKSKDTLRFHQMVHTNAKKYKCSMCEETFKYAHSLTVHKRKHTGDTPFTCSVCNRSYRTGTALKRHSLVHTGEKPFTCHICGARFSLNNNLKRHLRIHTGEKPFTCQECGKSFSDNTKLKSHMLIHGARKPFMCDLCGKTFLFNCRLLIHQKYVHADRNEEADGTQRVLQARKRNKSLVKPFSCKICLKGFSAACSLKLHERGHSEHKEFNCGICGKSFHNKYSFGYHQRSHAGEKPFVCDVCGKRFFHAGSLKQHERIHTGEKPYKCDQCGKAFRTDGNFYRHLRIHTGEKPFECLYCHRKFHQSNQLKSHLQVHTGQKLYTCEQCGRGFSDSRQLKKHSCDGS; the protein is encoded by the exons ATGGAGTCGAGGTTCGGTACTGAAGTGGCGTCGATCGTGGAAGTCGCCATCCAGGCGACCGTGTCTGTTTTCAGGGATGTGTGGAAGAAAGAGGTGCCAAACTTGGAGTGGAGGGACGAGAAGTTTGGTGAAGTTGAGGAGATAGAGAAGAGTCTGGTGGTTCAGATTCACAGAGTGTTCACCGAGTTCTCCTCGGAGATCTTCGAGGAAAATGAAGCTCTGCGggctaaagtggagcagctggagGATGTGCTGCAGAGGAAAGCCGGGCAGCTGGAGCAGGAGTTGGAGGCCAGAGTGGGTCAGCTGGGCAAAGACATGGAGGAGCTGGAGCAGGAGCTAAAGAGCATCAGTGAAGGAGGCAGCAAGACTCAGGGAGGACAGACCCACTTCATACTGCAGGACGGATCAGTGATCG GCCCGTCTGAGCTGTCTGTCTCCAGCAGTCCAGCTGCCCCCCTGGTTGCTGAGGAGGAATCCACCGTGAACCCTCCTTTGGTCTCAGCAGAAAGTGATGAAGATGTTTCAGGCTCATCGGCTGCTTCTGTGACTGTCTCTAAAGCTTCAACAGCATCCATGATGTTTGTTGGGAGGGTCAGCTCTGCTCCCACTGTGCTGTTGGTCGGTGCTAAAAAAGTCATCAATCAGGCACCAACTCCATCAGGAGGAGTGCAGCTCATCCTCAAACCAGCAGCCTCAACGGGGTCAACACCTCAAGATGTCCCTAGTCCAGATTCTAACAACATTAGTGGCGTCCACTCTTCACAAGAGAAG AAATCTTTTCAAGAGGCAGCTTCAGGGAGAACGAAGAGAATCAGGAAACCAACATCTAAAATTTTAGAAG CTGCTATGGAGCTTAGCAGTGAAGGGAATAAAACCGGGTCAGCTGGAGTGCAGGGAAGACGGCTCACAAAGACTGAGATAGTGAAGCGGTTCCCCTGTGAGCTTTGCAGCGCCAGTTTTCATTGGAAAGGTGAACTGAAGAAGCACATGAAAGTCCATAAGGAGCCATTTCCTTGTGAGCAGTGTGGCAAAAGCTTCCTTGAAAAGAAGTCTCTGGAAAATCACCTTTTACGTCACGAGACAAACAAAGCTCCCTTACCTTTCCCCTGCCCTCGCTGTAAGAGATCGTATCGAAAAGAGCAGTCACTACAGAATCACCTCAAACGTCACCAGCGGCTGAAACCACCAAAACCATTCGCCTGTGATCAGTGTGGGAAAACGTTCAGGATAAAGCCATCTTTGGAAAATCACCTGCTGAGACATGAGAAGTGGAAGCAAATGTTGAAGTGCCAGCTTTGTGACAAGACCTTTAAGTTACCCGTACACCTGAAATGTCACATGGCGGTCCACTCAGAAGAAAGACCGTTCAGCTGTGCTACATGTGGGAAAGAGTTCAAGAGTAAAGACACCCTTCGCTTCCATCAGATGGTTCACACAAAcgccaaaaaatacaaatgctcAATGTGCGAAGAGACTTTTAAATACGCCCACTCTCTGACTGTGCACAAGAGGAAACACACAGGGGATACTCCGTTTACCTGCTCTGTGTGCAACAGATCCTACAGGACTGGCACTGCTCTGAAGAGACACAGCCTGgtccacactggagagaaaccgtTCACGTGTCATATATGTGGAGCCAGGTTCAGCCTGAACAACAACCTCAAGAGGCATCTTCgtattcacacaggagagaaaccgtTTACCTGTCAGGAGTGCGGCAAGAGCTTCTCAGACAACACAAAGCTCAAGTCTCACATGCTCATCCACGGAGCCAGAAAGCCTTttatgtgtgatttatgtgGGAAAACCTTCCTCTTTAACTGTAGGCTGCTCATACATCAGAAGTATGTGCATGCTGACCGGAACGAGGAAGCAGACGGCACACAAAGAGTCTTACAGGCTAGGAAGCGGAATAAGTCGCTGGTTAAACCGTTCAGCTGTAAAATATGTCTGAAAGGTTTCAGCGCTGCATGCTCCCTCAAACTTCATGAGAGAGGCCACAGTGAGCACAAGGAGTTCAACTGCGGCATATGTGGGAAGTCTTTTCATAACAAATACTCATTCGGCTATCATCAGAGGAGCCACGCGGGGGAGAAGCCGTTTGTCTGTGATGTCTGCGGGAAGAGGTTTTTCCATGCTGGTAGTCTGAAGCAGCATGAGCGGATTCACACCGGGGAGAAACCGTACAAATGTGACCAGTGTGGCAAGGCCTTCAGAACAGACGGGAACTTCTACAGACACTTGCgcattcacacaggagagaagccATTTGAATGTTTGTACTGTCACAGGAAGTTCCACCAGTCAAATCAGCTCAAGTCTCACCTGCAGGTTCACACGGGTCAGAAGCTGTACACCTGTGAGCAGTGCGGCCGCGGCTTCTCTGATTCAAGGCAGCTTAAGAAGCACAGCTGTGACGGCTCATAG